A window of Raineyella sp. W15-4 contains these coding sequences:
- a CDS encoding YraN family protein, with protein sequence MDQQRTQERRALAVVGEDLAVATLEASGSVVIARNWRCRAGEVDVFAVDESADGPVLVVCEVKTRVGIDFGDPLEAITPQKLARMRAVTTAFLAQHGPRYARVRFDAIGIVITGDRPTRITHLAGVA encoded by the coding sequence ATGGATCAGCAACGTACGCAGGAGCGTCGCGCTCTGGCGGTCGTGGGGGAGGACCTGGCGGTGGCGACCCTCGAGGCCTCCGGGTCGGTGGTCATCGCCCGTAACTGGCGGTGTCGGGCCGGGGAGGTCGACGTGTTCGCCGTCGACGAGTCCGCCGACGGCCCGGTCCTCGTCGTCTGTGAGGTGAAGACACGGGTCGGGATCGACTTCGGTGATCCGCTGGAGGCGATCACGCCGCAGAAACTGGCTCGGATGCGCGCCGTCACCACGGCGTTCCTGGCTCAGCACGGGCCCCGGTACGCCCGGGTGCGGTTCGACGCCATCGGCATTGTGATCACCGGGGACCGTCCGACACGGATCACGCATCTGGCGGGTGTGGCGTGA
- a CDS encoding YifB family Mg chelatase-like AAA ATPase, which translates to MGMDGQEIEVEAMIAPGLPRTTLVGLPDTAVYEARDRCRAAVAATGLAWPVTSLTINLTPASLPKAGSQHDLAIVGAILAAAGLVPGDRLRRAVLLGELGLDGRVRRVRGVLPAVLAAHARGHRCVVVPAGQGPEASLVEGVEVHTVASLRELVAFLRGEAGSGRRADGATVPVEGADAALDGARSSVDGADPAGGKTLADGVSPDFADVVGQGPARLAAEVAAAGRHHLMLSGPPGVGKTLIASRLPGILPLLSVPEALEVAAVTSLIGEPITGLQRRPPFAAPHHACSVAAMVGGGSKIARPGAVSRAHAGVLFLDEAAEFAPVVLDALRTPLEAGEVSLSRSHGEARYPARFQLVMAMNPCPCGNAGVPGRLCECSPHVIRRYRGRVSGPLRDRVDITVMMSPPPSAYLALGSRLPAPEPSAAIAARVAEARDRQQRRLAGTGWTTNGAVSGAYLRNHLPLPRATDRLDDAILDGRLSNRGVERTLRIAWTMADLAGHDVPDEEDLWTALALRRGETHLLPGGVS; encoded by the coding sequence ATCGGGATGGACGGGCAGGAGATCGAGGTCGAGGCGATGATCGCCCCGGGCCTGCCCCGGACGACCCTCGTCGGCCTTCCCGACACCGCGGTCTACGAGGCGAGGGACCGCTGCCGGGCGGCGGTCGCGGCCACCGGCCTGGCCTGGCCGGTCACCTCGTTGACGATCAACCTGACCCCGGCCAGCCTCCCGAAGGCGGGATCCCAACACGACCTGGCGATTGTCGGTGCGATCCTCGCTGCGGCCGGTCTGGTCCCCGGCGACAGGCTCCGCCGGGCGGTCCTGCTGGGCGAGCTCGGGCTGGACGGCCGGGTCCGCCGGGTCCGGGGTGTGCTCCCCGCGGTGCTGGCGGCTCACGCTCGGGGACACCGGTGTGTGGTGGTCCCTGCCGGACAGGGCCCGGAGGCGTCGTTGGTCGAGGGCGTCGAGGTGCACACCGTCGCCAGCCTCCGGGAACTGGTGGCGTTCCTGCGTGGGGAGGCCGGGTCGGGCCGGCGCGCTGACGGCGCCACTGTGCCCGTCGAGGGTGCCGACGCGGCCCTCGACGGTGCGAGGTCGTCCGTCGACGGCGCCGATCCCGCCGGCGGGAAGACCCTCGCCGACGGGGTGTCCCCGGACTTCGCCGACGTCGTCGGCCAGGGCCCGGCCCGCCTTGCCGCGGAGGTCGCCGCGGCCGGCCGGCACCATCTGATGCTGAGCGGGCCGCCGGGCGTGGGCAAGACGCTGATCGCGTCACGCCTCCCGGGCATCCTGCCGCTGCTGTCGGTGCCCGAGGCCCTGGAGGTCGCCGCGGTCACCTCGCTGATCGGTGAACCCATCACCGGGCTGCAGCGGCGGCCTCCGTTCGCCGCTCCCCATCATGCCTGCTCGGTGGCTGCGATGGTCGGCGGCGGCTCCAAGATCGCCCGCCCGGGCGCGGTGTCGCGGGCGCATGCGGGTGTGCTGTTCCTCGACGAGGCCGCCGAGTTCGCCCCGGTGGTGTTGGATGCACTGCGGACTCCACTGGAGGCGGGGGAGGTGTCACTGTCCAGGTCCCACGGCGAGGCGCGTTACCCGGCCCGCTTCCAGCTGGTGATGGCGATGAACCCGTGCCCGTGCGGAAATGCCGGTGTGCCGGGGCGGCTGTGCGAGTGTTCGCCCCACGTGATCCGCCGCTACCGTGGCCGGGTCTCCGGCCCGTTGCGTGATCGTGTCGACATCACTGTGATGATGTCCCCGCCACCGTCGGCCTATCTGGCCCTGGGGTCCCGGCTGCCGGCGCCCGAGCCGTCGGCGGCCATCGCGGCCAGGGTCGCCGAGGCCCGGGACCGTCAGCAGCGGCGGCTGGCCGGAACCGGTTGGACCACCAACGGTGCGGTGTCGGGCGCTTATCTCCGCAATCACCTGCCACTGCCCCGGGCCACCGACCGCCTCGATGACGCGATCCTGGACGGACGGTTGAGCAACCGGGGGGTCGAGCGGACGCTACGGATCGCCTGGACGATGGCCGACCTGGCTGGACACGACGTCCCCGACGAGGAGGACCTCTGGACAGCGCTGGCGCTGCGGCGCGGTGAGACCCACTTGCTGCCGGGCGGTGTGTCATGA
- the dprA gene encoding DNA-processing protein DprA, with protein sequence MSGPVLGWTAERLARFSLAHVVEPGDPGMWRTVATLGVEGAWSALRSLGSDSRWKHRAAVFDPETAIRLTERSGARFVIPGDPEWPEQLEALATCEPVQERMGVPVGLWVRGAARLADVARASVAVVGSRAATTYGEHVALDLAHALVRAEIPIISGAAYGIDAAAHRGALAVRDAAGDAVTAAVLACGVDQVYPSGHAALFEAIAARGVLVSELPPGEHPTRLRFLSRNRLIAALSRGTIIVEAAFRSGARNTVTWASACGRPVMAVPGPVTSGLSVTPNRLIRDHEAELVSSLEDIQALLSPVGQDTLVGHQEPATTVDLLGETELIVLEAMPGRGTTGLDELSVRAALPVPRCLAELESLGAKGLVREREAGNWQLTHRHLDRRR encoded by the coding sequence ATGAGCGGGCCGGTGCTGGGCTGGACCGCCGAACGTCTGGCGCGATTCTCGCTGGCGCACGTCGTGGAGCCGGGCGACCCGGGGATGTGGCGTACGGTGGCGACTCTCGGGGTGGAAGGCGCCTGGTCCGCGCTGAGGTCACTGGGATCCGACAGCAGATGGAAGCACCGGGCGGCGGTCTTCGACCCGGAGACGGCGATCCGGCTGACCGAACGGTCGGGAGCTCGGTTCGTGATCCCGGGTGACCCGGAGTGGCCGGAGCAGTTGGAGGCACTGGCCACCTGCGAACCGGTCCAGGAGCGGATGGGGGTCCCGGTCGGACTGTGGGTGCGAGGGGCGGCGAGGCTGGCTGACGTCGCCCGTGCCTCGGTGGCGGTGGTCGGTTCCCGCGCCGCCACCACCTACGGAGAACACGTCGCGCTGGACCTGGCGCATGCCCTGGTGAGGGCCGAGATCCCGATCATCTCCGGAGCGGCGTACGGCATCGACGCGGCGGCGCACCGCGGTGCGCTCGCCGTCCGGGACGCCGCCGGCGACGCGGTGACCGCCGCGGTGTTGGCCTGCGGGGTCGACCAGGTCTATCCGAGCGGTCACGCCGCCCTGTTCGAGGCGATCGCGGCGCGCGGTGTCCTGGTGTCCGAGCTGCCGCCGGGAGAACACCCGACCCGGCTGCGCTTCCTGAGCCGCAATCGCCTCATCGCTGCCCTGTCCCGGGGAACGATCATCGTGGAGGCGGCCTTCCGCTCGGGCGCCCGCAACACGGTGACCTGGGCGTCGGCCTGTGGCCGGCCGGTGATGGCCGTCCCCGGCCCGGTCACCTCCGGCCTGTCCGTTACCCCCAATCGGTTGATCCGCGATCACGAGGCGGAGCTCGTTTCCAGCCTCGAGGACATCCAGGCCCTGCTGTCCCCGGTCGGGCAGGACACCCTGGTCGGTCACCAGGAGCCGGCGACGACCGTGGACCTGCTCGGGGAGACCGAACTCATCGTGCTCGAGGCGATGCCCGGGCGGGGAACGACGGGTCTGGACGAACTCTCGGTCCGGGCGGCGCTGCCGGTGCCGCGCTGCCTGGCCGAGCTCGAGTCACTGGGCGCGAAGGGTCTGGTCCGGGAACGGGAGGCCGGCAACTGGCAGCTGACCCACCGGCACCTGGACCGACGTCGCTGA
- a CDS encoding GNAT family N-acetyltransferase: MSTFVHQVEGNRFEARIDDQVVGTLDYTVSGNKMVIESTETVRDLRGQGIARQLTRFAFDNARTRGMVVDPKCPFAKRFVDLHPEYTDVL, encoded by the coding sequence ATGTCGACTTTTGTTCACCAGGTTGAGGGCAACCGGTTCGAGGCCCGAATCGACGACCAGGTCGTCGGGACGCTCGACTACACCGTGTCCGGCAACAAGATGGTCATCGAGAGCACCGAGACCGTCCGGGACCTCAGGGGCCAGGGCATCGCCCGTCAGCTCACCCGCTTCGCCTTCGACAACGCCCGCACCCGTGGCATGGTCGTGGACCCCAAGTGTCCTTTCGCCAAGCGCTTCGTGGACCTGCACCCCGAGTACACCGACGTCCTCTGA
- a CDS encoding cystathionine gamma-synthase gives MDNGFSTRAIRAGQTPDPVTGAVVPPLYLTSTFVQDGVGRMRSEYEYSRSGNPTRTAAATQLAALEQGTYAYITGSGMSAADLVLRTALRPGGRVVLGRDAYGGTTRLLTQVLDSWGIETVIADPCEPAALEEVLRHPAPGGQLVWVETPSNPLLHICDIAAVSALAHAYDARVCVDNTFASPYLQNPLPLGADIVVHSTTKYLGGHSDLVGGAIVVDDEELAEQLKFLQNAAGYVSSPFDAWLLIRGMKTLAVRMDRHCANARTVATFLAEHPRVSRVHYPGFDSHPGHAIAARQMRDFGGMVSFNVAGGREESLRVAAATTVFLLAESLGGVESLVEHPAAMTHASVEGTASAVDDDLLRLSVGIEDVDDLISDLDRALG, from the coding sequence ATGGACAACGGCTTCAGTACTCGGGCCATCCGCGCCGGCCAGACCCCCGATCCGGTCACCGGCGCCGTCGTGCCGCCGCTCTACCTCACCTCGACGTTCGTGCAGGACGGGGTGGGGCGAATGCGCAGCGAGTACGAGTACTCACGATCCGGCAATCCCACCCGCACCGCTGCCGCCACCCAGCTCGCCGCGCTGGAACAGGGGACGTACGCCTACATCACCGGCTCGGGCATGTCTGCGGCGGACCTGGTGCTGCGGACGGCGCTGCGCCCGGGCGGCCGGGTCGTTCTCGGCCGGGACGCGTACGGCGGCACCACCCGGCTGCTCACCCAGGTGCTGGACTCCTGGGGGATCGAGACGGTCATCGCCGATCCGTGTGAGCCGGCCGCGCTCGAGGAAGTGCTCCGCCATCCGGCGCCGGGCGGCCAGCTGGTCTGGGTCGAGACCCCGTCCAATCCACTGCTGCACATCTGTGACATCGCCGCGGTGTCTGCGCTGGCCCATGCGTACGACGCCCGGGTATGCGTCGACAACACCTTCGCCTCCCCCTACCTGCAGAACCCACTGCCGCTGGGGGCCGACATCGTGGTGCACTCCACCACCAAGTACCTCGGCGGTCACTCGGACCTGGTCGGGGGTGCGATCGTCGTCGACGACGAGGAACTCGCCGAGCAGCTGAAATTCCTGCAGAACGCTGCCGGCTACGTATCCTCGCCGTTCGACGCGTGGCTGCTCATCCGGGGGATGAAGACCCTCGCAGTGCGGATGGACCGGCACTGCGCCAACGCCAGGACGGTCGCCACCTTCCTCGCCGAGCATCCACGGGTGTCGCGGGTGCACTATCCCGGCTTCGACTCACATCCCGGTCACGCGATCGCCGCCCGACAGATGCGTGACTTCGGTGGGATGGTGTCCTTCAACGTCGCCGGCGGCCGGGAGGAATCGCTCCGGGTGGCGGCCGCGACCACGGTGTTCCTGCTCGCCGAGTCCCTGGGCGGCGTGGAGTCCCTGGTGGAGCATCCGGCGGCGATGACCCACGCCTCGGTGGAGGGCACCGCCTCCGCGGTGGACGACGACCTGTTGCGCCTGTCGGTGGGCATCGAGGATGTCGATGACCTGATCTCCGACCTGGATCGAGCGCTCGGCTGA